GACGATATGGTCGGCAAGGGCATCGGTATCGGCGTCCTTGCCGAGATGTTTTTTTACGCCGCCCTCTCCTTCGTGCCCATGGCCCTGCCGCTGGCCATCCTACTGGCCTCGCTGATGACGTTTGGCAACCTCGGCGAGCAGCTCGAGCTCCTGGCCATGAAATCCGCCGGCATCTCCCTGCCCCGCATCATGCAGCCTTTCATCGTCCTGCTCGCCTTCGTGGCCGTCGGGGCGTTCTTTTTTCAGAACAACATCATCCCCCTCTCGCAGGTCAAGATGTACACCCTGCTCAGCTCCGTGCGCGACAAGTCGCCCGAGCTCGAGATCCCCGAAAGCACCTTCTACAGCCAGATCTCAGGCTTCAACGTGTACGTCAAGAAGAAAGATCACGACGGCCTGCTGCACCACCTGATGATCTACGACTACTCCGACGGATTCAACAACGCGCAAGTCATCGTGGCCGACTCCGGACGGCTGAAAGTCTCCACCGATAAGCAGTTCCTCGTCCTCTACCTCTTCGACGGACGCATGTTCAAGAACCTCCGCGATCAGGGCGAAGCCACCGAAGGCGGCGCAGTGCCGTACCAGAAAGAATCGTTCAAGTCACGCGAGATCCTCATCCGCTTCGACTCCGAATTCCACCGCGCCGACGAGTCCGCCATGCAAGACCGCTACGTGGGTAAGAACCTCGCCAGCCTCCGTACCTCCATCGACTCCATGACCGTACGCCTCGACAGCGTCAAGGAGTCCAACGCCCGCGAGGTCTACGCCCACTCCTACCGCCGCGACCTCAACCCCACCGTCGACACCTCCGCAGCCCACGCACCTGCGCCGCAGCCCACGCCCGAAACCTTCGACAGTCTGCTGGCCGAGCTATCGCCCGAACGCCGCACCGCCTACATACAGAGCGCCCGCAACACCATCGAAATGATCAAGGCCGACAACGAGTTTCAGGCCGACATCCTGGCCAGCGACGAGAAAGAGATGCGCCGCCACCACACGGAGATGCACAAGAAGTTCACCCTCTCCTTCGCCTGCCTCATCTTCTTCTTCATCGGCGCCCCCTTAGGCGCCATCATCCGCAAGGGTGGCCTAGGCATGCCCGTCGTCATCTCCGTCTTCCTCTTCATCTTCTATTACGTCATCGACAACATCGGGTTCAAGATGGCCAGCAACGGCATGTGGCAACCCTGGCAGGGCATGTGGCTCAGCTCTGCCGTACTGCTGCCCCTCGGCATCTTCTTGACCTATAAAGCATCGAACGACTCGGCCATCCTCAACGCCGACACCTACACCGAGGCCCTCAAACGAATCATCGGCAAGCGCCCCACGCGAAAGGTGGAGAGGAAGGAAGTCATCATGTACGCCCTCGACTACGCCGCATGGAGCCGCCGCATCACCGCATTAGACACCGACATCAAGGCCTACCTCCAAGGCTCCCGACGCTGGCTGCCCTACTTCCGCTTCTGGCGTCAGGGCGGCCGCGATCCAGAGGCGGAGCGCATCGCCCGACAGCTGGAGGACGTCGTCGAGGAGGGCCGCAACTCCGACCGTCACTTGGTGCTCAACAAGCTGATGGACTACCCCATACTCAGCGGATACGACCTCGTCGATTTCCGCATGAGCCCACGTGCAGGGCGCATCATGGCGTGGATCTTCCCCGTCTCCCTGCCCATCTATCTACTCTCTATGATCCGACGCAAGCTGCTACTTAACGACCTGCGCACCACCCTCCGCGTCTCGGGTGAAATGCAGACGCTCATCCCTAACGATAACTCGTAAATACACCCTCATATAAAATGAACCGATTGAACACAATCAAAGAAGCGATCGAAGACTTCCGCGAAGGCAAGTTCCTCATTGTTGTCGACGACGAAGACCGCGAGAACGAAGGCGACTTCATCATTGCCGCCGAAAAGATCACCCCTGAGAAAGTCAACTTCATGCTCAAGAACGGTCGCGGCGTGCTCTGCGCCCCCATCACGGAGGAGCGTTGCGAGGAGCTGGGCCTGGGCATGCAAGTGGCCCATAACACCTCCACGTTAGAAACGCCCTTCACCGTCACCGTCGACCGGCTCGGCATGGGCTGCACTACGGGCGTCTCCATCTACGACCGCGCACAGACCATCCGCGCACTGGCCGATCCGACTACGAAACCTACCGACCTCGGTCGGCCGGGGCACATCAACCCGTTGCGGGCCCGTTCGCGCGGTGTGCTGCGTCGCGCTGGACACACCGAAGCCACCGTCGACATGGCTCGCCTGGCCGGACTCTATCCCGCCGGCGCACTGATCGAGATCCTCAACGAGGACGGCACCATGGCCCGCATGCCACAGCTGATGGAGGTGGCCGAACGTTTCAACATCAAGATCATCACCATCCGTGACCTAATCGCCTACCGCCTCCGCACCGAGTCGCTCGTGGAGGAGGGCGTCGAGGCGAAGCTGCCCACCGAATACGGCCCCTTCCGTATCATCCCCTTCCGCCAGAAGAGCAACGGCCTGGAGCACGCGGCGCTGATCAAAGGCAACATCGGCGAACGCCCGGACGAACCCGTGCTGGTGCGTGTACACTCCTCCTGCATGACGGGCGACATCTTCGGCTCCCTGCGCTGCGACTGCGGCGAGCAGCTCCACATGGCTATGCGCATGATCGAAAAAGAAGGGCGCGGCGTGGTGGTCTACCTCAACCAAGAGGGCCGCGGCATCGGGCTGATGGACAAGATCCACGCCTACAAGCTGCAAGACGAAGGCATGGACACCGTCGAGGCCAACCTGCACCTCTGCCATAAGGCCGACGAGCGCGACTACGGCGTGGGTGCACAGATCCTCAGCCGCATCGGCGTCACCAAAATGCGCCTCATCACCAACAACCCCGTCAAGCGCGTCGGACTCGAAGCCTACGGGCTGGAGGTGGTCGAGAACGTGCCCATCGAAGTCGCCCCCAACGAATACAACGCCTTCTACATGCGCACCAAGAAGGAACGCATGGGCCACACGTTGACTAACGTAGAATGAGGGCTGCGCCCTCAGGTAGTTACGGCCTTCGGCCGGGTAGTTAGAAGGAAGTTAGAGGTAGTTAGAAGTAGCCCTGTAACTCCCCCCTACTACCGCCTCCGAAGGAGGCATAACTACCCTATGACTACCCTGTAACTACCCTATAACTACCGCACCGAAGGTGCATAACTACCCGGCCGCAAGGCCGTAACTACCGCCTCCGAAGGAGGCATAACCACCCTATATAACAACCAACCATAAATAGAATCAACAATGGAACATCTTTCTGTTCGCCTGACGAGTCTCTCGTCGTCTGCCACACTGGCCATGTCGCAGAAAAGCAATGAGCTGAAGGCACAAGGCGTCGACGTCATCAACCTGAGCGTCGGCGAGCCCGATTTCTTCACCCCCGACCCCATCAAGGCCGCGGCGAAGAAGGCCATCGACAACAACTTCTCGTTCTACAGCCCCGTCCCGGGCTTCTTAGACCTGCGGAAGGCCATCGTCGCCAAACTCAAGCGGGAGAACGGCCTCGACTACACCGTCGATCAGATCATCGTCTCCAACGGCGCCAAGCAGTCCATCTGCAACACCCTGCTCTGCCTCGTAGATCCGGGCGACGAAGTCATCGTGCCCGCCCCCTACTGGGTAAGCTACGTGGAGATGGTCAAGCTGGCCGAGGGCACGAACGTGATCCTGCCCGCCGGCATCGACCAGAACTTCAAGATCACGCCCGAGCAGCTCGAGGCCGCCATCACGCCCAAGACCAAGGCGCTCATCCTCTGCACGCCCTCGAACCCCACGGGCAGCGTCTACAGCCACGACGAGCTGGAGGCCCTGGCCGACGTCCTGGCGCGTCACCCGCAGGTGGTCGTCATCTCCGACGAGATCTACGAGCACATCAACTACGTCGGCCGCCACGCCAGCATCGCCTCCTTCCCCGTGTTGCGCGACCGCGTGGCCGTCATCAATGGCGTCTCCAAAGCCTACGCCATGACCGGCTGGCGCATTGGCTTCCTGGCCGCCCCGCTGTGGCTGGCCCGGGCCGCCAGCAAGCTGCAAGGACAGTACACCTCGGGGCCCAGCAGCATTGCGCAGAAAGCCGCCTGCGAAGCCTTCTCCGGCGACCAGGCGTGTGTCGAGGAGATGCGCGTGGCCTTCAAGCGTCGGCGCGACCTGATCTGCCGCCTCTGCCGCGAGATCCCCGACATGCGTCTGGCTGTGCCCGACGGCGCCTTCTACATCTTCCCCGACGTCAGCCGTTACTTCGGCCGCAGCGCCGGCGATCGCAAAGTCTACGACTCGGCCGACCTGGCCATGTACCTCCTGGAGACGGCCCACGTGGCCACCGTCGGCGGTCATGCCTTCGGCGCCCCAGACTGCATCCGCCTCTCCTACGCCGCCTCCGACGAGGCCATCATCGAGGCCATGCGCCGTATCACCAAAGCGCTGTCTGAACTCAAATAGAACCGTGGGGGCTTTGCCGCGTAGCGGAGAGTCTTCATTACACACGCTTGTATGTAGCGGGGGTGCGGGATACGGTCTCGGCCCCCGCTCTTTGTTTTTGGGCCATTGCATGCCCTGCAATCCTCGTAAAACCCGGTTTTGGGCCATTGCACGCCCTGCAATTCTCATAAAACCCGGTTTTGGGCCATTGCACGCCCTGCAATCCTCGTAAAACCCGGTTTTGGGCCATTGCACACCCTGCAATCCTCGTAAAACCCGGTTTTGGGCCTTTGCACACCCTGCAATTCCTCTAAAACCCGGTTTTGGGCCTTTGCACACCCTGCAATTCCTCTAAAACCCGGTTTTGGGCCTTTGCACACCCTGCAATTCCTCTAAAACCCGGTTTTGGGCCATTGCATGCTCTGCAATTCCTGTAAAACCCGGTTTTGGGCCATTGCACGCCCTGCAATTCCTCCAGAATCTGATTCTGAGCGATCGCACGCCTTGCATTTCCTCCAGAATCTGATTCTGAGCGATTGCACGCCTTACATTTCCTCCAGAATCTGATTCTGAGCCATTGCAGACCTTACAATTCTTCCAGAATCTGATTCTGAGCGATTGCATGCCTTGCATTTCCCCCAGAATCCGATTCTGAGCGCTGCCCCATCTATGCAACGCGCGTCCCCTCGATCATCTCCAACAGCCGCCGCGCCTGCGCCTCGTTGGAAAAGGCGGGGAGGAGCAGTCGGCGACGCGCATCGAGTTCGGCGTCGCGAAAAGGGACGTCCATCAGGCGGCGACACGTGTCGACCAGCTCGTCGGGCGTGGCGCCGATGTGGCAGAGGCTGTCCAACCCGCTTCCCGCCAGCATCGTCGGGTTGACCACCACGTGTC
The sequence above is drawn from the Tannerella serpentiformis genome and encodes:
- a CDS encoding LptF/LptG family permease, with translation MKRLYIFLLKTFLPLFFMTFGICLFIVLMQFLWKYVDDMVGKGIGIGVLAEMFFYAALSFVPMALPLAILLASLMTFGNLGEQLELLAMKSAGISLPRIMQPFIVLLAFVAVGAFFFQNNIIPLSQVKMYTLLSSVRDKSPELEIPESTFYSQISGFNVYVKKKDHDGLLHHLMIYDYSDGFNNAQVIVADSGRLKVSTDKQFLVLYLFDGRMFKNLRDQGEATEGGAVPYQKESFKSREILIRFDSEFHRADESAMQDRYVGKNLASLRTSIDSMTVRLDSVKESNAREVYAHSYRRDLNPTVDTSAAHAPAPQPTPETFDSLLAELSPERRTAYIQSARNTIEMIKADNEFQADILASDEKEMRRHHTEMHKKFTLSFACLIFFFIGAPLGAIIRKGGLGMPVVISVFLFIFYYVIDNIGFKMASNGMWQPWQGMWLSSAVLLPLGIFLTYKASNDSAILNADTYTEALKRIIGKRPTRKVERKEVIMYALDYAAWSRRITALDTDIKAYLQGSRRWLPYFRFWRQGGRDPEAERIARQLEDVVEEGRNSDRHLVLNKLMDYPILSGYDLVDFRMSPRAGRIMAWIFPVSLPIYLLSMIRRKLLLNDLRTTLRVSGEMQTLIPNDNS
- a CDS encoding bifunctional 3,4-dihydroxy-2-butanone-4-phosphate synthase/GTP cyclohydrolase II, with product MNRLNTIKEAIEDFREGKFLIVVDDEDRENEGDFIIAAEKITPEKVNFMLKNGRGVLCAPITEERCEELGLGMQVAHNTSTLETPFTVTVDRLGMGCTTGVSIYDRAQTIRALADPTTKPTDLGRPGHINPLRARSRGVLRRAGHTEATVDMARLAGLYPAGALIEILNEDGTMARMPQLMEVAERFNIKIITIRDLIAYRLRTESLVEEGVEAKLPTEYGPFRIIPFRQKSNGLEHAALIKGNIGERPDEPVLVRVHSSCMTGDIFGSLRCDCGEQLHMAMRMIEKEGRGVVVYLNQEGRGIGLMDKIHAYKLQDEGMDTVEANLHLCHKADERDYGVGAQILSRIGVTKMRLITNNPVKRVGLEAYGLEVVENVPIEVAPNEYNAFYMRTKKERMGHTLTNVE
- a CDS encoding pyridoxal phosphate-dependent aminotransferase, translated to MEHLSVRLTSLSSSATLAMSQKSNELKAQGVDVINLSVGEPDFFTPDPIKAAAKKAIDNNFSFYSPVPGFLDLRKAIVAKLKRENGLDYTVDQIIVSNGAKQSICNTLLCLVDPGDEVIVPAPYWVSYVEMVKLAEGTNVILPAGIDQNFKITPEQLEAAITPKTKALILCTPSNPTGSVYSHDELEALADVLARHPQVVVISDEIYEHINYVGRHASIASFPVLRDRVAVINGVSKAYAMTGWRIGFLAAPLWLARAASKLQGQYTSGPSSIAQKAACEAFSGDQACVEEMRVAFKRRRDLICRLCREIPDMRLAVPDGAFYIFPDVSRYFGRSAGDRKVYDSADLAMYLLETAHVATVGGHAFGAPDCIRLSYAASDEAIIEAMRRITKALSELK